ATGAGAGTACATCACCAGGGTTGGTTACAGTTAAGGAAAATGCATTTACCGCTCCATCACAGACCTGTTCACTGCCTCAGGAGCTCAGCACCTGGCTCTCCAGGCATTCTCTGTTCTCTATAAACCTACACTGATGGCCACAACCAAATACTATACTGCTACTTGATCTGACAGCAAACAACAGAAGCCAATTGTTGGGGCCAGAGTGACTTCAGGCCTTCTCAATACCCCTGAAAATAGGGGCAAAATGAATCATTAAGAAACAGTATTCACAGATCACTGTATTACCTATTGTGATTTATAAAACAAGTAAAATTCAGTAATATTCAATGGCAAAAGTCATAGTATTTGAACATTAGGAATGTTTTGATGCTGGTTTTTTACTGAAGTGGCACTCCAAACTCACAGTAACTTGCATCACCTCAGTTTAATAAtccaataaatgacaaaaaagacaaacaatgaaAACAGCATCATATAGCACAGCAGCTTTGTTTGGCTCCCTCTGGATAAaatcttcagtttttccattgttttacctAGAAATCCAGTTGTAGAATCAAATTGTGTATCCTatgcagaaaggaaaagaaaatataatcgaTTCTAATATTCCACACAGGCACATTTCAGTAACTAAATATAATGTTATAcatttttaatgacatttttagTGTTTAATCAATTCAGGAGCCTGTTTGTAACTTGAGTAATCAGCTTGATTACTCCATGCAAAACAGAGTAATTCtctcaataaataaaaagctCTTTCACTATCCAATAAACATTTCTTTCAGCCCCAGAGTTATGCAAAATCCCAAACTATTTAGGTCTCATTCCAATTATGTGCATTAAAAAAACATGCTAACAATAAAATGAGTAGGTTGTCCCATCATGCAGGCTTTTTCCCACGTTATGTCAGGGCGTTGCTCTCTTAAGGCCAATGGTTAGCTGCTTCCTAGTATAGCAACTGATCCAAAATTTAATATGGTTAGCAGTTAAGTGTGCCTGTATTTTAAAGATCCTTTTATTTAGATAGCTGACCTTGAAGTATGGCACCGTCTATTAAAAGTTAAGAGAATATCATGTAAAAGTGGTAAAATATGATAAAGACTACACATACAGATGGGTTAAAAATTACCATATTTGAACAGCTGGAAAAGTTGTTAAGGTGAGACGACTAGGGATGAATTAGAATATTGCTCTTCCACAGGAATCTCACTTATCCTGAGATGCAAAGGTGTCAGCATTAAAGATGCCTTTGCATATAACTCAAGCTCTATGGAGTTAAGCACTTTACCTAGATCTACAGTTTTCCTCCAGAGTTACGCATCAGAATCACCAGGGATGCTTTTTTCACAATACATACACACAGGTCCTCCCCCTGAAATGCTGAATCAATATATTTAGAGTGAAGAGAACCAGGCACAGATATTTTCAGAAagtttcccaggtgattctaatgcacaGCCTTCATAAGAACATTGCTCTCAATatcatattcatttttgaataatACAACTTCAAAACCATGGGGAGAAACTAGGGAAGGTTGGGACATGATTAGCATCCAAATAAACTAAATGGGAAGAGGCTTCAACAGGAAAAGATATGTCACTGACCTTGTTTAGACTAGAAATAAAAGGCTATAGGATGTTATTATGTTGAAATCTTACTGATTTGTTCAGCAATGATCCTCGGGAGATCAAACAAAAGAAATAGGCTGAGGTTAAGTGAAAGACATTTGGCTTATTGGATATAAAGTGTTTTTTGATTACTTGGTAGTCTATATCCACTGAGATATCCAAGAACATTCAAGATAGTCTTATGTCCTGAGTCTTTAACAATGTTCCTAGTCACTGGATTAAAGATACATTGGCTTccacctctttctccttctcatgTTAGGCAAGatgttaaaatgtaaaacttGGGTAAAAAATAAACCTTATAGTTATTCCAAGCCAATTATGGATGGGGACCCAGGATTTAGGATCTCTAGATCtatttcaaaatggttaaaagttaaaaaaatattattcgtGATTAAAAGACTAAATTTGAGAATATTAGATCAAATTTCTTAAAGTTAAAACTATAGCAGCTTACCATTTCAgctaataatttattttgatgtttAACTTCATGGCCTATTTCAATGGAAAGCTATAAAGAAGAAAGCATATACATTATTACTCATGTGAAggcatttaaatattataaagtaaaaataataatgccaCATTCTAAGCATTCACATTTGTTTTGCtcaaataaaactgtattttagaaatataaaatatactctCTTCTTCTGATACTTTTCACACTGGACTCcatggaaaataaattaagaatttgTATTCCTTCCCAACTATAGATATTATCGCCCtgctcttcatttttattttatctaatatCCTACTcttatcttttaattttggtacac
This is a stretch of genomic DNA from Manis pentadactyla isolate mManPen7 chromosome 7, mManPen7.hap1, whole genome shotgun sequence. It encodes these proteins:
- the BET1 gene encoding BET1 homolog; protein product: MRRAGLGEGVPPGNYGNYGHANAGYSACEEENERLTESLRNKVTAIKSLSIEIGHEVKHQNKLLAEMDTQFDSTTGFLGKTMEKLKILSRGSQTKLLCYMMLFSLFVFFVIYWIIKLR